A genomic segment from Paenibacillus sp. FSL K6-1096 encodes:
- a CDS encoding VCBS repeat-containing protein: MNKYTFGLGSLLLLSLITSGCGDMKTPSDLLQAPSQGSSDGNLTGIVKSFLPANAHLTVPVQSESGSAIQLHDLDQDGKDELLAFYKTDTTDYEINTLLLSQQDGKWNKLATLTGVGSELNYVSFTDVTADGTADLLLGYGGGEGLTRELAVYSLKDGTLNELLKQPYDQLIVGDLTGEGTQDIAVLQGIYTTDTVRENHLQLLRLKGGTPQMLSDQKLDGNVIQFQFAKASPSRSAIVVDAAIGAHAAYTSLLIWANGQFADILATEDYQRASLAAGKALVLAPPATEPDPPAPVPDTPLGSNSLAIKDYPLDSKDVNGDGITEIGFLVPPAGTGSLAPLATPFITKYYQWDGQSKLTLVQEQFDRWGFNFRFPKSWAGQTLLEIPEESPQPWEKIQFSYKNPESAVKAPLLELRLLTKKGWAAAEVQLKADKREYKLLYEQGNSMGDTEPTVFVAVMPPAGEADKLLQGVDQQQYNQLKLTLDEVLQLAGTPQKSLP, encoded by the coding sequence ATGAACAAATATACCTTCGGCCTGGGCAGCCTTCTGCTCCTAAGCCTGATCACCTCCGGCTGCGGCGACATGAAGACACCCAGCGATTTGCTTCAGGCCCCGTCACAGGGAAGCAGCGACGGCAATCTTACCGGGATTGTGAAGTCTTTTCTGCCCGCCAATGCGCACTTAACCGTGCCTGTCCAGTCGGAATCCGGCAGTGCTATTCAATTACATGATCTGGATCAGGACGGCAAGGATGAGCTGCTCGCTTTCTATAAGACAGACACCACCGATTACGAGATCAACACCCTGCTTCTGTCGCAGCAGGACGGCAAATGGAACAAGCTGGCTACCCTCACCGGAGTCGGCAGTGAATTGAATTATGTCTCCTTCACGGATGTTACCGCAGATGGGACAGCGGATCTGCTGCTTGGATACGGCGGAGGTGAGGGACTGACCAGAGAGCTGGCGGTCTACAGCCTGAAGGACGGGACACTGAACGAGCTGCTCAAGCAGCCGTACGACCAGCTGATCGTCGGCGATCTGACCGGGGAAGGCACCCAGGACATCGCCGTACTGCAGGGAATCTACACGACAGATACCGTCCGCGAGAATCATCTCCAGCTGCTCCGGCTGAAGGGCGGGACACCGCAAATGCTGTCCGACCAGAAGCTGGACGGGAATGTGATTCAGTTCCAGTTCGCCAAGGCCTCCCCCTCGCGCAGCGCCATCGTTGTGGACGCGGCCATCGGCGCTCATGCCGCTTATACGTCTCTGCTGATTTGGGCAAACGGGCAGTTTGCTGATATACTTGCAACAGAAGATTATCAGCGCGCAAGCCTCGCCGCCGGTAAGGCTCTTGTCCTTGCGCCGCCGGCTACCGAACCTGATCCTCCTGCTCCTGTGCCTGATACGCCGCTTGGCAGCAACAGTCTGGCAATCAAGGACTATCCGCTGGACAGCAAGGATGTGAACGGGGACGGGATTACGGAGATCGGCTTCCTTGTGCCTCCTGCCGGGACAGGGAGCCTCGCCCCGCTGGCCACCCCATTCATCACCAAATATTATCAGTGGGACGGACAATCTAAGCTGACGCTGGTTCAGGAGCAATTTGACCGCTGGGGCTTCAATTTCCGCTTCCCCAAGTCTTGGGCAGGCCAGACCCTGCTGGAGATTCCGGAAGAATCCCCGCAGCCCTGGGAGAAGATTCAGTTCAGCTATAAGAATCCTGAGTCTGCTGTGAAGGCGCCGCTGCTGGAGCTTCGCCTGCTGACGAAGAAGGGGTGGGCGGCGGCTGAGGTGCAGCTGAAGGCCGATAAGAGAGAATACAAGCTGCTATATGAGCAGGGCAACTCTATGGGCGATACAGAGCCCACCGTATTCGTTGCTGTCATGCCTCCAGCGGGTGAGGCAGACAAGCTGCTGCAGGGGGTTGATCAACAGCAGTATAACCAGCTCAAGCTGACGCTGGATGAAGTTCTGCAGCTGGCCGGCACACCGCAGAAGTCCTTGCCCTGA
- a CDS encoding ATP-binding protein, translated as MLKGIRSRLIVYITLMLLLIVLLLEGIFIVAVHSYYLGSAMESLNSRATYSATFFNKYLESYNLKERARYILENLSSEENSMVEVLSPDGKVIINSFGFSSGEQVTTPDVKEALLRGKGSFQSIKPVNGERILAVSAALTERGSTIGLLRYSVSAEPLYAVIIKIALNAAIVGLLVIGFGFILSLLIAKRIVGPIQQLTGVAKEMATGNFAVRAARPYDDEIGTLAVTLNYMSDEIMKSEKLKYDFISSVTHELRTPLTSIKGWGETLLVGDLSDKQETLQGLEVMTGETDRLIGLVEDLLDFSKFQAGEIRIVRQPYDLRGLLEDLLLQFRYRGQTKQIRLYADLTGQPLPVDGDFNRLKQVFVNVLDNAFKFTPAGGEIRLTAELRGEVIKVTVTDNGEGIPAEDLKQLGNKFFKGRSRQSGSGLGLAICKEIIELHDGQLRIESEFTVGTSVIIELPRYEVEQHLPPST; from the coding sequence TTGCTTAAGGGAATCAGGTCCAGGCTTATTGTCTATATTACGCTTATGCTGCTCCTGATTGTCCTGCTGCTGGAGGGGATTTTTATTGTTGCGGTCCATTCGTATTATCTGGGCAGCGCCATGGAGAGCCTGAATTCACGGGCCACGTATTCCGCAACCTTCTTCAACAAATACCTGGAGAGCTACAATCTGAAGGAACGGGCCCGGTATATCCTGGAGAACCTCTCGTCCGAGGAGAACAGTATGGTTGAGGTGCTGAGCCCGGACGGCAAGGTAATCATTAATTCATTCGGGTTCTCAAGCGGGGAGCAGGTAACAACCCCGGATGTCAAGGAGGCGCTGCTGCGCGGCAAGGGAAGCTTCCAGAGCATCAAGCCGGTCAATGGCGAACGGATTCTGGCTGTTTCCGCCGCTCTGACTGAACGGGGAAGCACGATCGGCCTGCTGCGTTACTCGGTGTCGGCTGAACCGCTGTATGCGGTAATTATTAAAATTGCGCTGAACGCGGCTATCGTCGGCTTGCTCGTGATCGGGTTCGGCTTCATCCTGAGCCTGCTTATCGCCAAGCGGATTGTAGGTCCGATTCAGCAATTGACCGGGGTCGCCAAGGAGATGGCCACCGGTAATTTTGCCGTCCGGGCGGCCAGGCCCTATGACGATGAAATCGGCACACTTGCGGTCACGCTGAACTATATGTCGGATGAAATTATGAAGAGCGAGAAGCTTAAATATGATTTCATCTCCTCGGTCACCCATGAGCTGAGAACGCCGCTGACCTCGATCAAGGGCTGGGGAGAGACATTGCTGGTCGGGGATTTGTCGGATAAACAGGAGACCCTGCAGGGGCTGGAGGTCATGACCGGAGAGACAGACCGGCTGATCGGCCTGGTGGAGGATCTGCTCGACTTCTCCAAATTCCAGGCCGGAGAGATCCGGATTGTCCGCCAGCCGTATGATCTCAGGGGGCTGCTTGAGGATTTGCTGCTGCAGTTCAGATACAGGGGTCAGACGAAGCAGATCCGTCTCTACGCGGATCTAACCGGTCAGCCGCTGCCGGTAGACGGTGATTTCAACCGTTTGAAGCAGGTATTCGTCAATGTGCTGGACAATGCCTTCAAATTCACCCCGGCCGGCGGGGAGATCCGCCTCACGGCAGAGCTGCGCGGGGAAGTGATTAAAGTTACTGTGACCGACAACGGTGAGGGCATTCCAGCCGAGGACCTGAAGCAGCTTGGCAACAAGTTCTTCAAGGGACGGTCCCGCCAATCAGGCAGCGGCCTCGGCCTGGCCATCTGCAAAGAGATTATCGAGCTGCATGACGGACAGCTGCGGATTGAGAGCGAGTTCACCGTAGGCACCTCAGTCATCATAGAACTGCCCCGCTACGAAGTGGAGCAGCATCTTCCGCCGTCAACATAA
- a CDS encoding OsmC family protein yields the protein MKHPFHLKAVWNGGRNSEGQIDAGGLRTVISIPREMGGPGTGTNPDEMLLGAAATCYLITLAAMLERSAIVPEELTLASEATVDVTNNVFTYDKIEHKPRIVLPAGATAGELKTAERLAYKAEESCMISRAVAGNVLIQTRPVIEIAGGDAQAQEIEA from the coding sequence ATGAAGCATCCTTTTCACCTGAAGGCGGTATGGAATGGCGGCCGGAACAGCGAGGGGCAGATTGATGCAGGCGGGCTGCGGACGGTGATATCGATTCCCCGGGAGATGGGCGGGCCGGGAACCGGCACGAACCCGGATGAGATGCTGCTGGGCGCAGCGGCGACCTGTTATCTGATTACGCTGGCGGCGATGCTGGAGCGTTCAGCGATTGTGCCGGAGGAGCTGACGCTTGCCTCTGAGGCGACGGTAGACGTGACCAATAATGTATTCACCTATGACAAGATCGAACACAAGCCGCGGATTGTGCTTCCGGCGGGCGCAACCGCAGGGGAGCTGAAGACGGCCGAGCGGCTGGCGTACAAGGCAGAGGAGTCCTGCATGATCTCCAGAGCCGTAGCCGGGAACGTGCTGATTCAGACACGGCCAGTCATAGAGATCGCCGGGGGAGACGCACAGGCTCAGGAAATTGAAGCTTAA